A single genomic interval of Ruminococcus sp. NK3A76 harbors:
- a CDS encoding Rrf2 family transcriptional regulator produces MKISTRVEYGLIALTDIAINCEDGSTVSSADIAQRQNISQKYLEQIIMGLRQGGFVRGHKGSRGGYMLSRPAGKIYLSEILNALDNSILADVRDEDDEGGSDIRTSVDSCVWNKLNGYLRTFTGNLTLADLIVQCKRPPDEADKDYMYYI; encoded by the coding sequence ATGAAGATCTCAACAAGAGTGGAATACGGTCTTATAGCACTAACAGACATAGCTATAAACTGTGAGGACGGCAGCACTGTTTCCTCGGCTGACATTGCACAGCGGCAGAACATCTCGCAAAAATACCTCGAACAGATAATCATGGGGCTGCGGCAGGGCGGCTTTGTAAGAGGTCACAAGGGCTCCCGTGGGGGATATATGCTCTCACGCCCGGCCGGCAAGATCTATCTCTCGGAGATACTCAACGCACTTGATAACAGCATTCTTGCAGACGTGCGTGACGAGGACGACGAGGGCGGCAGCGACATCAGAACATCAGTTGACAGCTGCGTGTGGAACAAGCTAAACGGCTATTTGCGCACCTTCACCGGCAACCTGACCCTTGCCGACCTGATAGTCCAGTGCAAGCGTCCGCCTGATGAGGCTGACAAGGACTATATGTATTATATCTGA